In Macadamia integrifolia cultivar HAES 741 chromosome 1, SCU_Mint_v3, whole genome shotgun sequence, a single window of DNA contains:
- the LOC122074684 gene encoding protein XRI1-like isoform X2, producing MESTLSVDLSTGTGYLQDAIVAWNNRCKRRRISPFCHDNIDEFSKNCWNSMDYEDPFVKFESLRENYSPVAEKNCCVIKKVVYPFEMVKPGSNEGDVTLNDINKRMLMRPTRPVMHPVGDFACRPCVTASGLGLSGKAVVALTRIRTRGSGTVTIIRTRG from the exons atgGAATCTACCCTTTCAGTGGACTTGTCAACTGGAACTGGATACCTTCAAGATGCCATAGTTGCATGGAACAATCGCtgcaagaggagaagaatatcACCTTTCTGTCATGATAATATAGATGAGTTTTCTAAG AATTGTTGGAACTCGATGGATTATGAAGACCCATTTGTGAAATTCGAAAGCTTGAGAGAGAACTATAGTCCAGTTGCAG AGAAAAATTGTTGTGTGATAAAGAAAGTGGTGTACCCATTTGAGATGGTGAAGCCTGGAAGCAATGAAGGGGACGTGACACTTAATGACATCAATAAGAGAATGCTTATGAGGCCCACTAGGCCCGTTATGCACCCTGTAGGGGACTTTGCTTGCAGGCCATGCGTGACAGCCAGTGGGCTGGGACTTTCAGGAAAAGCAGTAGTGGCTTTAACTAGGATACGTACAAGAGGGAGTGGCACTGTCACCATTATCAGGACCAGAGGTTGA
- the LOC122074684 gene encoding uncharacterized protein LOC122074684 isoform X1, giving the protein MESTLSVDLSTGTGYLQDAIVAWNNRCKRRRISPFCHDNIDEFSKNCWNSMDYEDPFVKFESLRENYSPVAERNPLQNWLNSTDKRWTAPLEKMPGEHEYQINQLFASSFSHMDSTTMDPQEEKDPSVIKKNCCVIKKVVYPFEMVKPGSNEGDVTLNDINKRMLMRPTRPVMHPVGDFACRPCVTASGLGLSGKAVVALTRIRTRGSGTVTIIRTRG; this is encoded by the exons atgGAATCTACCCTTTCAGTGGACTTGTCAACTGGAACTGGATACCTTCAAGATGCCATAGTTGCATGGAACAATCGCtgcaagaggagaagaatatcACCTTTCTGTCATGATAATATAGATGAGTTTTCTAAG AATTGTTGGAACTCGATGGATTATGAAGACCCATTTGTGAAATTCGAAAGCTTGAGAGAGAACTATAGTCCAGTTGCAG AAAGAAACCCTCTGCAGAATTGGCTAAATAGCACTGACAAAAGATGGACGGCTCCACTGGAGAAGATGCCTGGAGAACATGAATACCAAATAAACCAACTTTTtgcttcctctttctctcacatGGACTCAACCACCATGGACCCACAAGAAGAAAAGGACCCCTCAGTAATTA AGAAAAATTGTTGTGTGATAAAGAAAGTGGTGTACCCATTTGAGATGGTGAAGCCTGGAAGCAATGAAGGGGACGTGACACTTAATGACATCAATAAGAGAATGCTTATGAGGCCCACTAGGCCCGTTATGCACCCTGTAGGGGACTTTGCTTGCAGGCCATGCGTGACAGCCAGTGGGCTGGGACTTTCAGGAAAAGCAGTAGTGGCTTTAACTAGGATACGTACAAGAGGGAGTGGCACTGTCACCATTATCAGGACCAGAGGTTGA
- the LOC122074684 gene encoding uncharacterized protein LOC122074684 isoform X3, producing MESTLSVDLSTGTGYLQDAIVAWNNRCKRRRISPFCHDNIDEFSKNCWNSMDYEDPFVKFESLRENYSPVAERNPLQNWLNSTDKRWTAPLEKMPGEHEYQINQLFASSFSHMDSTTMDPQEEKDPSRKIVV from the exons atgGAATCTACCCTTTCAGTGGACTTGTCAACTGGAACTGGATACCTTCAAGATGCCATAGTTGCATGGAACAATCGCtgcaagaggagaagaatatcACCTTTCTGTCATGATAATATAGATGAGTTTTCTAAG AATTGTTGGAACTCGATGGATTATGAAGACCCATTTGTGAAATTCGAAAGCTTGAGAGAGAACTATAGTCCAGTTGCAG AAAGAAACCCTCTGCAGAATTGGCTAAATAGCACTGACAAAAGATGGACGGCTCCACTGGAGAAGATGCCTGGAGAACATGAATACCAAATAAACCAACTTTTtgcttcctctttctctcacatGGACTCAACCACCATGGACCCACAAGAAGAAAAGGACCCCTCA AGAAAAATTGTTGTGTGA